TACCCATCTCCATTTAGCTTTGAACAAACTCAAAATTGGATTAAAAGAAATCAAGAAAGATACCAAGAAGATGGCTATGGATTATGGGGAATTTGTTTAAAAGAAAATAACGAATTAATAGGTGATTGCGGTCTGGTTAAACAAAAAGTGGATGGCAGAACGGAAGTTGAAATTGGTTACCATATCGATAAGATGTACTGGTCAAAGGGATTTGCATCGGAAGCAGCTAAAGGTTGCAAGGAATATGGATTTTATCAATTAGGCTTAAATAAGTTGATAAGCATCATTAATCCAAGAAATATTCCATCAATTCGTGTGGCAGAGAAAATTGGTTTTACTAAAGAAAAAGAATCCTTTATTTTTAATAAAAGCCATTATATATATTCGGGGTCTAAAGATACATAAGCTACCTACGCTTATTAAGCTAACTGGTGCTTTAGTGTAATAAGAGTTCAAAAAAGGACTACAATCAAGTCCTTTTTTGTTTTTCTAAATTTATCAACATTTATTGAAATGTTAAGAAGAGCATAAATAAAGACCTCGAAAAAAGAGGTAACTATAAAATATCTCATTTTAATTTTTGTGATTCTTATATTTTTTTAATTTGTCTAGATTCTCAAACTTTATTGATAACACCTCCCCATAATCCAAGCAAACAGTATAAGTTTTTTCAAACTCTGGTACTTGTATAAGTGAATTTTTGCCACAATTTGTGCAATCCATTAATTCCACCTCCCAACATCTATAATATATTGAAATTTGTTAAGTTTGAAATAATAATGAGTAAATTGCTTTAATTTAATCCTTTTCTTTGTTATCAGCATTTATCAAACCTCTGCAAAAAGATCACCGACCTTCTAAGCCGTCGATCGTGAGTTCGAATCTCTCTTGGGATTCATAACTTCTTTATTCTCGAAAAGGATGGACAGCACCGGAATACCATAAGCCCACCGATAGGGTAGGCTCCTTTTATTTAAGTTCAATAACTTTCAACGACCATTCCGACTCCTATATATTGATTCAAAACAACTTGACCACATGACCACCAAATTGACCACTTTTTATCCATATTGGGTCATATTCCACCCTATAATGAATATTCCCCCAATACTAAAATCTCGATCAAAATTGGGCATTCATATCGAAATATATCCGCATAACATCGATTGTACATACGATGCACGTGGAGTGTGTAGCGAGTTTATCCCTTAAATCATAGGGTTTTATTTAACTGTCGAAAAGGTGAATTGACCACATTCGGGAAATCAGGGGTTTTTGTGATTTTACTTACTGTTTCCTTCTAGATAATCGCTAAATGCTTGGATGCTTTTTTCCTTCATAACTGGAGTAACATGAATATATATATAAAAGGCAGCTTTCGGTAAGAAATTGAAAGCTGCCTTTATTCA
This window of the Bacillus gobiensis genome carries:
- a CDS encoding GNAT family N-acetyltransferase, whose protein sequence is MIILETERLFLRQYKEEDMSSLYSIFSDSETMKYYPSPFSFEQTQNWIKRNQERYQEDGYGLWGICLKENNELIGDCGLVKQKVDGRTEVEIGYHIDKMYWSKGFASEAAKGCKEYGFYQLGLNKLISIINPRNIPSIRVAEKIGFTKEKESFIFNKSHYIYSGSKDT